A genomic region of Equus caballus isolate H_3958 breed thoroughbred chromosome 1, TB-T2T, whole genome shotgun sequence contains the following coding sequences:
- the OR11G31 gene encoding olfactory receptor family 11 subfamily G member 31 (The RefSeq protein has 7 substitutions compared to this genomic sequence), producing MSGVNAVTEFILLSFPCSREVQVFFFMLFSVSYILTLMGNGAIVCAVKLDHRLHTPMYILLANFSFLEICYINTTVPNMLSNFLSETKTISFTACFLQFYFFCSMGTTETFFLPLMSFDRCLAICQPLHYPTIMSRHLCMNLVALCWVTGFLCYLVPIYLITQLPFCGPNTIDHFVCDPGPLLSLSCVAAPGIELSYSILSTLIIFITFFFILGSYTLVLRAVLRVPSAAGRHKAFSTCSSHLVVVSLFYGTLTVMYISPASGNPAGIQKIVTLFYSSVTPLVNPLIYSLRNKDIKAALRKIQVCTKISQSE from the coding sequence ATGTCAGGAGTAAACGCAGTGACTGAATTCATACTCCTGAGTTTTCCCTGCTCCAGAGAGGTTCAAGTCTTCTTCTTCATGCTGTTCTCTGTGTCCTACATCCTGACACTGATGGGGAATGGGGCCATCGTCTGTGCAGTGAAGCTGGATCACAGgcttcacacccccatgtataTTCTGCTGGCCAACTTCTCATTCCTGGAGATCTGTTACATCAACAGCACTGTTCCCAATATGTTAAGTAACTTCCTATCTTAGACTAAAACCATATCTTTCACTGCCTGCTTCCTCCAGTTCTACTTCTTCTGCTCCATGGGCACCACCAAGACCTTCTTTCTGCCCCTCATGTCTTTTGACCAGTGTCTGGCCATCTGCCAGCCTCTCCACTATCCTACCATCATGAGCCGTCATCTTTGCATGAACTTGGTGGCCCTCTGTTGGGTAACAGGCTTTCTCTGCTATCTGGTCCCTATCTATCTTATCACACAACTCCCCTTTTGTGGCCCCAATACCATTGACCACTTTGTCTGTGACCCTGGTCCTCTTCTGTCCCTGTCCTGTGTTGCTGCTCCTGGAATTGAGCTTTCCTATTCTATATTGAGCACTCTCATTATTTTCATCACCTTCTTCTTTATCCTTGGGTCCTACACCTTGGTTCTCAGAGCAGTGTTGTGTGTCCCTTCAGCAGCTGGCAGACATaaggccttctccacctgcagTTCCCACTTGGTTGTAGTGTCACTGTTCTATGGAACTCTCATGGTCATGTACATCAGCCCAGCCTCTGGAAATCCAGCTGGCATACAGAAGATTGCAACCTTGTTCTACTCATCAGTGACCCCACTTGTAAACCCGCTGATCTACAGTCTCCGGAACAAGGACATAAAGGCTGCCTTGAGAAAAATTCAAGTATGCACAAAAATTAGTCAAAGTGAATGA